One genomic region from Sciurus carolinensis chromosome 2, mSciCar1.2, whole genome shotgun sequence encodes:
- the LOC124976000 gene encoding putative uncharacterized protein ASB16-AS1, producing the protein MEPRWAGLSGRMRAAGSWGTRAGKLFQASAAAARAPLGRAESPAAGAWARRGPRASSSVTVRRRGGAAARPRPGRRPGQGSASLRLGRGQRPGRGGAACLLGPLSRRRRPGLLLLRRRAPPPRGATSALPRPQPPPPARARRAAQPMPHSPGPRSERERHTPLQARPCGLLGRPLP; encoded by the coding sequence CCTGGGGAACCCGGGCGGGGAAACTTTTCCAGGCGAGCGCCGCGGCGGCTCGGGCGCCCCTCGGCCGAGCGGAGAGCCCGGCGGCGGGGGCCTGGGCTCGGCGCGGTCCCCGCGCCAGCAGCAGCGTCACGGTGCGGAGGCGGGGAGGCGCGGCGGCGCGGCCTCGGCCCGGCCGGCGACCAGGGCAGGGCTCGGCCTCGCTCCGGCTCGGGCGGGGGCAGCGGCCGGGCCGCGGCGGCGCGGCTTGTTTACTCGGGCCGCTGTCACGGCGGCGGCGGCccgggctcctcctcctccgccgccGCGCCCCTCCCCCTCGCGGCGCCACCTCCGCGCTCCCCCggccgcagccgccgccgccggccCGGGCCCGCCGCGCAGCCCAGCCCATGCCGCACAGCCCCGGCCCGCGTTCGGAGCGCGAGCGCCACACGCCCCTGCAAGCCCGGCCCTGCGGCCTTCTGGGGCGCCCGCTGCCTTGA